In one Drosophila pseudoobscura strain MV-25-SWS-2005 chromosome X, UCI_Dpse_MV25, whole genome shotgun sequence genomic region, the following are encoded:
- the LOC6902314 gene encoding ABC transporter F family member 4-like isoform X1, with protein sequence MADVLEEGQESGSSLAESTLPKTEEQLMAEAFGQVKVLVEAGQKEGYLQLQPAEVHKFVVASYYDDLVEEFAEADQQEVGRWATATPLGPVINRIEPQDEQQLGKIQMDPITGERYMLVPIEINLLIDSDKICDMFDVELDAMLHQDVQKIVKEEMPERETIVLEVLQSGDQQEVVDLSVTCKASLQTKGENVADQEDPPKEEPRGETQERQPQENIQKEDPQAKIQKEDLQEESLKEEYPQGKVQKQEHQENSQKKQPQGAGQKKGQKNKRRKKSQKEEPQEEGQKEEPQEEGQKEKPQEENQKEDPQEEIQKHKPQNKNQKAKPQAKTQNVEPQEEGQKEKPRGENQKEDRQEESQKHKPQNKNQKAKPQAKTQKETQEEGQKEKPQEKNQKEDPQEESQKHKPQNKNQKAKPQAKTQKEEPQEEGQKEKPQEKNQKEDPQEESQKHKPQNKNQKAKPQAKTQKVEPQEEGQKEKRRGENQKEDPQEESQKHKPQNKNQKAKPQAKTQKEPQEEGQKEKAQEENQKEDPQEESQKHKPQNKNQKAKPQAKTQKEPQEEGQKEKPRGENQKEDPQEESQKHKPQNKNQKAKPQAKTQKEEPQEEGQKEKPQEKNQKEDPQEESQKHKPQNKNQKAKPQAKTQKEEPQEEGQKEKPQEKNQKEDPQEESQKHKPQNKNQKAKPQAKTQKEGPQEEGQKEKPQEKNQKEDPQEESQKHKPQNKNQKEKPQAKTQKVESQEEGQKEKPQEENQKEHPQEESQKHKPQKKNQNAKPQAKSQKEEPQEEGQKEKPQEKNQKEESQEESQKYKPQKSQKAKPQNKKSQKEEPLKEDQKEKPQEENQKEDPQGKSNKAKPQKKTLNEPPKFMEAMIIVPPITFSLKERFVQGPRQNARTAPSSEV encoded by the coding sequence ATGGCTGATGTACTGGAGGAGGGTCAAGAGTCTGGCAGTTCGCTGGCAGAATCGACCCTGCCGAAAACAGAGGAGCAACTGATGGCCGAAGCCTTCGGCCAGGTCAAGGTGCTGGTGGAGGCTGGACAGAAAGAGGGAtatctgcagctgcagcccgCGGAGGTgcacaagttcgtggtggccAGCTACTACGATGATCTAGTCGAGGAGTTCGCTGAAGCCGACCAGCAGGAGGTCGGCAGGtgggccacagccacaccctTGGGCCCGGTGATCAATCGGATCGAGCCGCAGGACGAGCAGCAGTTGGGGAAAATCCAAATGGATCCGATCACGGGCGAGCGCTACATGCTGGTGCCCATTGAAATCAATCTTCTTATCGACAGCGACAAAATATGCGACATGTTTGATGTGGAATTGGATGCCATGCTGCATCAGGACGTCCAGAAGATTGTCAAGGAGGAGATGCCCGAGAGGGAGACAATTGTGCTCGAGGTGCTTCAGAGTGGGGATCAGCAGGAGGTTGTGGATCTGTCAGTAACCTGCAAAGCCTCTTTACAGACAAAAGGGGAGAATGTAGCGGATCAGGAGGATCCCCCAAAGGAGGAACCTCGAGGAGAAACACAGGAGCGGCAGCCTCAAGAAAACATCCAGAAGGAGGATCCACAAGCGAAGATCCAAAAGGAAGACCTTCAAGAGGAGAGCCTGAAGGAGGAGTACCCTCAGGGGAAGGTTcagaagcaggagcaccaAGAGAACAGCCAAAAGAAGCAGCCACAGGGCGCGGGACAGAAGAAGGGCCAGAAGAATAAGCGTCGAAAGAAGAGCCAGAAGGAGGAGCCCCAAGAAGAGGGCCAGAAGGAGGAGCCCCAAGAAGAGGGCCAGAAGGAGAAGCCTCAAGAGGAGAACCAGAAGGAGGATCCTCAGGAGGAAATCCAGAAGCATAAACCTCAAAACAAGAACCAGAAGGCGAAGCCTCAAGCGAAGACCCAGAACGTGGAGCCCCAAGAAGAGGGCCAGAAGGAGAAGCCTCGAGGGGAGAACCAGAAGGAGGATCGTCAGGAGGAAAGCCAGAAGCATAAACCTCAAAATAAGAACCAGAAGGCGAAGCCTCAAGCGAAGACCCAGAAGGAGACCCAAGAAGAGGGCCAGAAGGAGAAGCCTCAAGAGAAGAACCAGAAGGAGGATCCTCAGGAGGAAAGCCAGAAGCATAAACCTCAAAACAAGAACCAGAAGGCGAAGCCTCAAGCGAAGACCCAGAAGGAGGAGCCCCAAGAAGAGGGCCAGAAGGAGAAGCCTCAAGAGAAGAACCAGAAGGAGGATCCTCAGGAGGAAAGCCAGAAGCATAAACCTCAAAACAAGAACCAGAAGGCGAAGCCTCAAGCGAAGACCCAGAAGGTGGAGCCCCAAGAAGAGGGCCAGAAGGAGAAGCGTCGAGGGGAGAACCAGAAGGAGGATCCTCAGGAGGAAAGCCAGAAGCATAAACCTCAAAACAAGAACCAGAAGGCGAAGCCTCAAGCGAAGACCCAGAAGGAGCCCCAAGAAGAGGGCCAGAAGGAGAAGGCTCAAGAGGAGAACCAGAAGGAGGATCCTCAGGAGGAAAGCCAGAAGCATAAACCTCAAAACAAGAACCAGAAGGCGAAGCCTCAAGCGAAGACCCAGAAGGAGCCCCAAGAAGAGGGCCAGAAGGAGAAGCCTCGAGGGGAGAACCAGAAGGAGGATCCTCAGGAGGAAAGCCAGAAGCATAAACCTCAAAATAAGAACCAGAAGGCGAAGCCTCAAGCGAAGACCCAGAAGGAGGAGCCCCAAGAAGAGGGCCAGAAGGAGAAGCCCCAAGAGAAGAACCAGAAGGAGGATCCTCAGGAGGAAAGCCAGAAGCATAAACCTCAAAATAAGAACCAGAAGGCGAAGCCTCAAGCGAAGACCCAGAAGGAGGAGCCCCAAGAAGAGGGCCAGAAGGAGAAGCCCCAAGAGAAGAACCAGAAGGAGGATCCTCAGGAGGAAAGCCAGAAGCATAAACCTCAAAACAAGAACCAGAAGGCGAAGCCTCAAGCGAAGACCCAGAAGGAGGGGCCCCAAGAAGAGGGCCAGAAGGAGAAGCCTCAAGAGAAGAACCAGAAGGAGGATCCTCAGGAGGAAAGCCAGAAGCATAAACCTCAAAACAAGAACCAGAAGGAGAAGCCTCAAGCGAAGACCCAGAAGGTGGAGTCCCAAGAAGAGGGCCAGAAGGAGAAGCCTCAAGAGGAGAACCAGAAGGAGCATCCTCAGGAGGAAAGCCAGAAGCATAAACCTCAAAAGAAGAACCAGAATGCGAAGCCTCAAGCGAAGAGCCAGAAGGAGGAGCCCCAAGAAGAGGGCCAGAAGGAGAAGCCTCAAGAGAAGAACCAGAAGGAGGAGTCTCAGGAGGAGAGCCAGAAGTATAAACCTCAAAAGAGCCAGAAGGCGAAGCCTCAAAATAAGAAGAGCCAGAAGGAGGAGCCCCTAAAAGAGGACCAGAAGGAGAAGCCTCAAGAGGAGAACCAGAAGGAGGATCCTCAAGGGAAGAGCAATAAAGCGAAGCCTCAAAAGAAGACTCTAAATGAGCCGCCAAAGTTCATGGAGGCGATGATCATTGTGCCCCCGATAACCTTCTCGCTCAAAGAGCGCTTCGTCCAAGGGCCACGCCAGAATGCGCGGACAGCACCTTCTTCCGAGgtgtag